The following proteins are encoded in a genomic region of Helicobacter macacae MIT 99-5501:
- the ftsY gene encoding signal recognition particle-docking protein FtsY — protein sequence MLTFLHKTAQNIASLVAKDSSNSIQKNTLEEVLIECDIDYEIIEQILSHLPSKITREELKREFEVILKSQNAKKNEQKESTENEESNDDFATRIKQSTPQNPLVSLIIGVNGAGKTTTIAKLAAHSLAQGKSTLLGAGDTFRAAANEQLKLWGERLGVGVVATKEGSDPSALAFSTIQSGLAKGIEHIIIDTAGRLPNQANLKAELEKILRVSKKALENDGVKRGQCQCVLILDGTQGSSALNQAKIFGESLKLDFAIVTKLDGSAKGGVIFSIAHILGLPIEFIGVGEKKEDLLAFDKNAYIEGLLDCIFPA from the coding sequence ATGCTTACATTTCTACATAAAACCGCGCAAAATATCGCTTCGCTTGTCGCAAAAGATTCTAGCAACTCTATACAAAAAAATACCCTAGAAGAAGTGCTAATTGAATGCGACATAGACTATGAAATCATTGAACAAATCCTATCACACCTCCCTAGCAAAATCACTAGAGAGGAGCTAAAAAGAGAATTTGAAGTGATTCTAAAAAGCCAAAATGCAAAGAAAAATGAGCAAAAAGAAAGCACAGAAAACGAGGAAAGCAACGATGATTTTGCCACAAGGATAAAACAATCTACTCCCCAAAACCCTCTAGTAAGCCTCATCATCGGCGTAAATGGTGCGGGCAAAACCACCACCATAGCAAAGCTAGCTGCCCACTCACTTGCGCAAGGAAAATCCACTCTTTTGGGTGCAGGAGATACATTTCGCGCTGCAGCAAACGAGCAGCTAAAGCTATGGGGAGAGCGACTAGGAGTAGGTGTAGTAGCCACAAAAGAGGGCAGCGACCCAAGTGCGCTTGCTTTTAGCACGATTCAATCAGGGCTAGCAAAAGGCATAGAGCATATCATCATTGATACAGCGGGGCGACTACCAAACCAAGCAAACCTAAAAGCCGAGCTAGAAAAAATCCTGCGCGTATCAAAAAAAGCCCTAGAAAATGACGGAGTGAAAAGGGGACAATGTCAATGCGTGCTAATCCTTGATGGCACGCAAGGTAGCTCTGCACTAAACCAAGCAAAAATCTTTGGAGAATCCCTTAAGCTAGATTTTGCTATCGTTACCAAGCTAGATGGTAGCGCAAAGGGTGGCGTGATTTTTAGCATTGCGCATATTTTAGGACTACCCATAGAGTTTATCGGTGTGGGGGAGAAAAAAGAGGACTTACTAGCATTTGATAAAAATGCTTACATAGAGGGACTGCTTGATTGTATTTTTCCTGCTTAA
- the rny gene encoding ribonuclease Y: MSWTILISFLGFGVLVGAVVFFICRKIASLDSTHLLTQAKAKARAIELEAQALLDKQKFLAKERELQLEQEYKSKVHSMNEELKRKAYEFECKENRLKDRLERETADLKKEKEKITLELNNLSLQKDSQLKIQQQYLEKIEELNKTLSHYTGLTKEEARQMLLKNLEDELIDDKAHLIRRYEKEAKEEAAKIANFILAQATTRYAGEFASERLINVITLPDDEMKGRIIGKEGRNIKALELKSGVDVIIDDTPATIILSSFNLYRRTIAVKTINTLVEDGRIHPAKIEEVYERIEAQMDAEVQEEGKSVVLDLGLDYMHPEIIRLIGKLRYRASFGQNALGHSIQTANLAGIIAAQLGGDEKLARRAGLLHDIGKALTIENGGGNHVTLGAEVCRRYKEHPVVINAIMSHHGNEPFESVEAAAVCAADTLSAARPGARREVLESFLNRMQDLEKIANDKLGVKQAYAINAGRELRVIVRADVINDSQSIVLAKDIAKEIEKNLNYPGEVKVSVIREVRAVEFAH; the protein is encoded by the coding sequence ATGTCTTGGACAATTCTTATAAGTTTTTTAGGTTTCGGGGTGCTAGTAGGGGCGGTGGTATTTTTTATCTGCCGAAAAATCGCTAGCTTGGATTCTACTCATCTACTCACTCAAGCAAAAGCAAAAGCCCGTGCTATCGAGCTAGAAGCGCAAGCTCTGCTTGATAAGCAAAAGTTTTTGGCAAAGGAGCGTGAGCTCCAGCTTGAGCAAGAATACAAAAGCAAAGTCCATAGTATGAATGAGGAACTAAAGCGCAAGGCTTATGAGTTTGAGTGCAAAGAAAATCGACTAAAAGATAGGCTAGAGCGTGAGACAGCTGACTTAAAAAAAGAAAAAGAAAAAATCACTTTAGAGCTAAACAATCTATCCCTCCAAAAAGATAGCCAGCTAAAAATCCAGCAACAATACCTTGAAAAAATTGAGGAGCTAAATAAAACTCTTAGCCACTACACAGGCCTTACCAAAGAGGAAGCAAGGCAAATGCTTCTAAAAAACCTAGAAGATGAGCTAATAGATGATAAAGCACATCTTATCCGCCGATACGAAAAGGAAGCAAAAGAAGAAGCTGCAAAAATCGCAAACTTTATCCTAGCTCAAGCCACCACGCGCTATGCGGGCGAGTTTGCCTCCGAGCGACTTATCAATGTCATAACACTGCCAGATGATGAGATGAAAGGCAGAATCATAGGCAAGGAGGGGCGCAATATCAAAGCCCTAGAGCTAAAAAGTGGCGTAGATGTCATCATCGATGATACGCCAGCTACGATTATATTAAGCAGCTTTAATCTCTACCGCAGAACCATTGCAGTAAAAACCATAAACACTCTTGTAGAAGACGGCAGAATCCACCCCGCCAAAATTGAGGAAGTCTATGAGCGAATCGAAGCGCAAATGGACGCTGAAGTGCAAGAGGAGGGCAAAAGCGTGGTGCTTGATTTGGGGCTTGACTATATGCATCCAGAGATTATAAGGCTTATTGGCAAGCTACGCTACCGAGCGAGCTTCGGGCAAAATGCTTTGGGGCATTCTATACAGACAGCAAACCTAGCAGGCATCATCGCCGCACAGCTTGGTGGCGATGAGAAGCTAGCAAGACGCGCAGGACTACTCCACGACATAGGCAAAGCACTCACTATCGAAAATGGTGGTGGCAATCACGTAACTTTGGGCGCGGAAGTATGCAGACGATACAAAGAACACCCCGTAGTGATAAATGCGATAATGAGCCACCACGGAAATGAGCCATTTGAGAGTGTAGAAGCAGCAGCGGTGTGCGCAGCAGATACACTCTCTGCAGCTCGTCCGGGAGCTAGGAGGGAGGTGCTAGAGAGCTTCCTAAATCGTATGCAAGACTTAGAAAAAATCGCTAATGACAAACTAGGCGTAAAGCAGGCTTATGCGATAAATGCGGGTAGAGAACTACGAGTGATAGTGCGCGCAGATGTGATAAACGATTCTCAAAGCATAGTGCTTGCAAAAGATATAGCCAAAGAAATAGAGAAAAATCTAAACTATCCCGGCGAAGTCAAAGTAAGCGTGATACGCGAAGTGAGGGCAGTAGAATTTGCCCACTAG
- a CDS encoding 5-formyltetrahydrofolate cyclo-ligase gives MQNQAIQVEQVAQKVQKSNLYAKNLPAQNLPFCTLESCSFSTKYSFREAIKSNLKSRIKSSTKSAKKSSPKSNEHFCKDSSTDSSYSRFCADSRPISYSHRHLNSLLEKILSQKRFKNILLFYPLPFEANILPLLKKLKKNKNKRIFLPTIKGLNFKMLLYRLPLVKNTLGIFEPHLSSYVPNRIDFALIPALGIDKFYARIGMGKGMYDRVFASLPKQQPKHKMCKTQKICKVFVSQNLYISKLPLCEDFDIRADMYLSYKFAKSQKKGFYNVLDNSYKFFRFRGASRGGGIFYLPKNR, from the coding sequence ATGCAAAATCAAGCTATACAAGTAGAGCAGGTAGCGCAAAAAGTGCAAAAATCAAATCTCTACGCAAAAAATTTGCCCGCACAAAATCTGCCATTTTGCACGCTAGAATCTTGCTCTTTTAGCACAAAATATAGCTTTAGAGAGGCGATAAAGTCCAACCTAAAATCTAGGATAAAATCTAGCACCAAATCTGCTAAAAAATCTAGTCCAAAATCCAACGAGCATTTTTGCAAAGACTCTAGCACAGATTCTAGTTACTCTAGATTTTGTGCAGATTCTCGTCCTATTTCATATTCTCATCGCCACTTAAATTCATTGCTAGAAAAGATTTTGTCCCAAAAACGATTTAAAAATATACTGCTTTTTTACCCACTGCCTTTTGAAGCAAATATCCTCCCACTCCTTAAAAAACTTAAAAAAAACAAAAATAAACGAATTTTTTTGCCAACTATAAAGGGACTTAACTTTAAAATGTTATTATATCGCTTGCCTTTAGTAAAAAATACATTAGGGATTTTTGAGCCACACCTTAGCTCTTATGTGCCAAATCGCATTGATTTCGCGCTTATCCCAGCACTTGGGATTGATAAATTTTATGCACGAATCGGTATGGGAAAAGGAATGTATGATAGGGTATTTGCAAGCCTACCCAAACAACAGCCTAAGCACAAAATGTGCAAAACACAAAAAATATGTAAAGTATTTGTAAGCCAAAATCTATACATTTCCAAACTCCCTTTGTGCGAGGATTTCGACATTAGGGCAGATATGTATTTAAGCTATAAATTTGCAAAATCACAAAAAAAAGGTTTTTATAATGTCTTGGACAATTCTTATAAGTTTTTTAGGTTTCGGGGTGCTAGTAGGGGCGGTGGTATTTTTTATCTGCCGAAAAATCGCTAG